A genome region from Deltaproteobacteria bacterium includes the following:
- a CDS encoding ATP-binding protein: protein MSTKETTIQVSPRIFDHLGLAAYESLKKCLAELAANSYDADATEVRIHVPVQLEGGSVIKVTDNGEGMTADQIEKSYLFIGRDRRTLGQRTSGTKSGRPRLVIGSKGIGKLAGFGVSSQLRLISVRTGMKSTVTLDRHHFDDLKTLADQKVVIETAPTDAADGTSVELHNPNSQLSVPDEATIRRHLFRVLPNTPDFRVYVNEKECTADALEGTRTPFDQEIPSVGRVHGFYVIAGNRLPNFGMAVRVRGRLVKEPNLFGIDTTKHWFFSTNRIYGEINADFLDPEDGENRAHDVINTSRDGFLEDSPVVQKFEEWVREFLIRIFRAIEDAEEKKRESVVLKNPEYEARLNKLPAHVKSTAERVARTVFSKLKSVDQDQASELIDWILKYYESNVLRELISAIVKADTKDVAILSEMIREWGLQQVNGVVEHVKDQISIIKRLEDLISDDTAEEIDLHKLVENNLWLVRQGLELWSSDKPLKTVLDKKVDENYKDYADIRPDIVCRSRDEGRQAVVLEFKRPKEKIRPEHITQAMTYEGIIAAHRPGIIFETYVIGRQYDPAVLAVKEKQAKAGNHLVSYEHLLQGARNRFETILELLGQ, encoded by the coding sequence ATGAGCACCAAAGAAACCACTATCCAAGTATCGCCGAGGATATTTGACCATCTCGGCCTCGCAGCATACGAGAGTCTCAAAAAATGCTTGGCTGAATTGGCAGCCAATTCATATGACGCCGACGCCACCGAAGTGCGAATACACGTTCCAGTACAGTTGGAGGGAGGTTCGGTCATTAAGGTCACTGATAATGGCGAAGGAATGACCGCCGATCAGATCGAAAAGTCCTATCTTTTTATCGGGCGGGATCGGCGCACGTTGGGGCAACGAACATCAGGCACCAAATCAGGTAGGCCTAGATTAGTTATTGGGAGTAAGGGGATCGGTAAGCTCGCGGGCTTTGGTGTGTCATCTCAACTCCGATTGATATCAGTTCGCACAGGCATGAAGTCCACAGTCACTCTCGATCGGCATCATTTCGACGATCTTAAAACCCTTGCAGATCAGAAAGTCGTAATCGAGACAGCGCCTACGGATGCAGCGGATGGCACATCTGTCGAACTTCATAATCCCAATTCTCAACTCTCCGTCCCCGATGAAGCTACTATTCGCCGACACCTATTTCGTGTTTTGCCGAATACCCCGGATTTTCGTGTCTACGTGAACGAAAAGGAATGTACAGCTGACGCTCTTGAAGGGACGCGAACACCATTTGACCAAGAAATTCCGAGCGTCGGGAGAGTACATGGTTTCTATGTAATCGCAGGGAACCGACTACCGAATTTTGGTATGGCCGTCCGGGTGCGGGGTCGTTTGGTTAAGGAGCCAAATCTTTTCGGCATTGACACGACGAAACATTGGTTCTTTTCCACGAACCGGATTTACGGTGAAATCAACGCTGATTTTCTTGATCCCGAGGATGGAGAAAATCGCGCACATGATGTCATCAATACTAGTCGAGATGGGTTCTTGGAGGATTCTCCGGTCGTCCAGAAGTTTGAGGAGTGGGTTCGGGAGTTTTTAATAAGAATATTCAGAGCGATCGAAGACGCCGAAGAAAAAAAGCGTGAATCAGTTGTTTTAAAAAATCCTGAATATGAAGCGAGACTGAACAAACTTCCGGCCCATGTTAAATCAACCGCAGAGCGTGTTGCTCGAACAGTATTTTCTAAACTCAAAAGCGTTGACCAAGACCAAGCCTCAGAGCTGATCGATTGGATATTGAAATATTACGAGTCGAACGTCTTGCGTGAGTTGATAAGTGCTATCGTGAAGGCCGACACGAAAGATGTCGCAATATTGTCGGAGATGATAAGAGAGTGGGGCTTACAGCAGGTCAATGGGGTTGTTGAGCATGTCAAGGATCAGATCAGCATCATAAAGCGGCTTGAAGATTTGATCTCCGACGACACGGCGGAAGAAATAGATTTGCATAAACTCGTTGAGAATAACCTTTGGCTAGTTCGGCAGGGTTTGGAGCTTTGGAGTTCTGACAAACCACTAAAAACTGTTTTGGATAAAAAAGTTGACGAAAATTATAAGGACTACGCAGATATTCGCCCGGATATCGTATGTCGTTCAAGAGATGAAGGGCGACAAGCCGTTGTTCTTGAATTCAAACGCCCCAAGGAAAAGATCAGACCAGAACATATTACCCAAGCCATGACGTACGAAGGGATTATTGCGGCCCACAGACCTGGCATAATCTTTGAGACCTACGTGATTGGTCGGCAATACGATCCCGCTGTTC